A genome region from Osmerus mordax isolate fOsmMor3 chromosome 27, fOsmMor3.pri, whole genome shotgun sequence includes the following:
- the kdm4aa gene encoding lysine-specific demethylase 4A, whose amino-acid sequence MATDTASQTTGSRIMTFNPSKEEFKDFSRYIAYMESQGAHKAGMAKVIPPKDWKPRRTYDDIDDLVIPAPIQQVVTGQSGLFTQYNIQKKPMTVREFRKTANTDKFCNPRYVDFDELERKFWKNLTFNPPLYGADVNGTLYDPDVTEWNIGHLNTILDTVERESGIKIKGVNTPYLYFGMWKSTFAWHTEDMDLYSINYLHFGEPKSWYVVPPEHGKRLERLAKGFFPGSAQSCEAFLRHKMTLISPSILKKYGIPFEKVTQEAGQFIVTFPFGYHAGFNHGFNCAESTNFATQRWIDYGKQATLCSCRKDMVKISMDVFVRKFQPDRYKLWKAGKDNAPIDHSKATPEASDFPKGEKAEAEGPGEAADGSAADGDAAAAGTARAGEKSPKPQIGTKRQHDDVEEEAPEGASTQKAEGEGEGRAEQKKAKLTKAEQASKGARPSDAEPPKSKPEPKENSKEKKPQANSAKPADAKPPGKSPVKKEKGPAESPARAPSPPAEARSPAAAPERPGPSEDARGASPAHRLFQRTLSPADVLHVHSYAKGDYGGEGEPPAKEERKSDSSDSDSEDPDESQEAEEGYKNASVPSNLGKLPRHHPLMKDSMSDEELEEQVPAEEDGLEGESWAKPLAHLWQTRPHSLKKEKEYNRRMGLQSPYCSICMLFQTYQRTECPDSSELPAVLSGGRLRTKPLIPETCFTTSTEEGSEEPPTPTPHLEEDGTSLLVSCSHCNIRVHTSCYGVDPASVTKDWKCARCKANAMTESCCLCSLRGGALQKANNDKWVHVLCAVAVLEARFVSITERSPVDLSGIPLQRFKLKCFYCKKRMKKTSGCCVQCSHGRCSTAYHPTCAQAAGVLMQPDEWPFVVYVTCCRHKGPVQTERNKAAMQELTVGQKVICKHKNGRYYQCDVVQLTKETFYEVNFDDGSFSDNLFPEDIVSRDCAQLGPPPQGEVVQVRWTDGLVYGAKFVAAHVIQMYLMEFEDGSQLTAKRDDVYSLDEELPKRVKSRLSKASDMRFDGIFEEKEIMKVSKRQRVLNSRYRGDYIEPVIYRAIME is encoded by the exons ATGGCGACAGATACAGCTTCTCAGACAACTGGCTCCAGGATAATGACCTTTAACCCTTCCAAGGAGGAATTTAAAGACTTTAGTCGATATATTGCTTACATGGAGTCACAGGGAGCACACAAAGCTGGAATGGCTAAG GTTATACCACCCAAAGACTGGAAACCCAGACGCACCTATGACGACATCGATGATCTGGTGATCCCAGCGCCCATCCAACAGGTGGTGACAGGCCAGTCGGGTCTGTTCACCCAGTACAACATTCAGAAGAAGCCCATGACTGTTCGCGAGTTCCGCAAGACCGCCAACACAGACAA ATTCTGCAATCCTCGCTATGTGGATTTTGATGAGCTGGAGAGAAAGTTCTGGAAGAACCTGACTTTTAACCCACCACTCTATGGAGCGGATGTCAACGGAACCCTGTATGATCCA gatgTGACAGAGTGGAACATCGGGCATCTGAACACCATCTTGGACACGGTGGAGCGGGAGAGCGGCATCAAGATCAAAGGGGTGAACACGCCCTACCTGTACTTCGGCATGTGGAAGAGCACCTTCGCCTGGCACACGGAGGACATGGACCTCTACAGCATCAACTACCTGCACTTCGGAGAGCCCAAGTCCTG GTATGTCGTGCCCCCAGAACATGGGAAAAGATTGGAGCGCCTTGCTAAGG GGTTCTTTCCTGGGAGCGCTCAGAGCTGCGAGGCGTTCCTGCGCCACAAGATGACTCTAATCTCGCCTTCCATCTTGAAGAAATACGGCATACCGTTCGAGAAG GTCACCCAAGAGGCGGGTCAGTTCATTGTGACCTTCCCTTTCGGCTACCACGCCGGCTTCAACCATGGCTTCAACTGCGCCGAGTCCACCAACTTTGCCACCCAGCGATGGATCGACTATGGCAAACAGGCCACTCTG TGCTCCTGCCGCAAGGACATGGTCAAGATCTCCATGGACGTGTTCGTGCGGAAGTTCCAGCCGGACCGCTACAAGCTGTGGAAGGCCGGGAAGGACAATGCGCCCATCGACCACTCCAAGGCCACGCCGGAGGCGTCCGACTTCCCCAAGGGGGAGAAGGCCGAGGCGGAGGGCCCCGGCGAGGCGGCGGACGGGAGCGCGGCGGACGGCGACGCAGCCGCCGCGGGAACGGCGCGGGCGGGCGAGAAGAG CCCCAAGCCCCAGATCGGGACCAAGCGACAGCACGAcgacgtggaggaggaggctccGGAGGGCGCTAGCACCCAGAAggccgagggggagggggagggacgggCGGAGCAGAAGAAGGCCAAGCTCACCAAGGCCGAGCAGGCCAGCAAAGGGGCCAGGCCGTCCGACGCAG AGCCGCCAAAGTCCAAGCCAGAGCCGAAGGAGAACAGCAAGGAGAAGAAGCCGCAAGCCAACTCGGCCAAGCCCGCCGACGCCAAGCCGCCCGGCAAGAGCCCCGTCAAGAAGGAGAAGGGACCCGCGGAGAGCCCCGCTCGGGCGCCTTCTCCCCCGGCCGAGGCCCGGTCCCCGGCGGCCGCCCCCGAGAGGCCGGGGCCCAGCGAGGACGCCCGCGGCGCCAGCCCGGCCCACCGGCTGTTCCAGAGGACTTTGAGCCCAGCCGACGTGCTCCACGTCCACAGCTACGCCAAGGGCGACTACGGCGGCGAGGGCGAGCCGCCCgccaaggaggagaggaagagcgacAGCAGCGACAGCGACTCCGAGGACCCCGACGAGAGCCAG GAGGCGGAAGAGGGTTACAAAAACGCCAGCGTGCCCAGCAACCTGGGGAAACTGCCCCGCCATCACCCCCTGATGAAGGACAGCATGAGTGACGAGG agctggaggagcaggtgccGGCGGAGGAGGACggtctggagggggagagctggGCCAAGCCCCTGGCCCACCTGTGGCAGACGCGGCCCCACAGcctgaagaaggagaaggagtacaACCGGCGCATGGGCCTGCAGTCTCCCTACTGCTCCATCTGCATGCTCTTCCAGACCTACCAGCgg ACCGAGTGCCCCGACAGCTCGGAGCTCCCGGCGGTGCTGTCCGGCGGCAGGCTGAGGACCAAGCCCCTCATCCCGGAGACGTGCTTCACCACCAGCACCGAGGAGGGCTCCGAGGAgccgcccacccccaccccccacctggaggaggacggCACCAGCCTCCTCgtcagctgctcccactgcaACATCCGCGTGCACAcca gctgctATGGTGTGGATCCAGCCAGTGTGACCAAGGACTGGAAATGTGCGCGGTGCAAGGCCAACGCcatgacagag AGTTGCTGTTTGTGCTCTCTGAGAGGAGGAGCCTTGCAGAAAGCCAATAATGACAA gtgggtccatgtgctgtgtgctgtagcGGTGTTGGAGGCCCGCTTTGTCAGCATCACTGAGAGGAGCCCTGTGGACCTCAGCGGGATCCCCCTGCAGAGGTTTAAACTG AAATGTTTCTACTGCAAGAAGCGGATGAAGAAGACGTCGGGCTGCTGCGTGCAGTGCTCGCACGGCCGCTGCTCCACGGCGTACCACCCCACCTGCGCCCAGGCCGCCGGCGTCCTCATGCAGCCCGACGAGTGGCCCTTCGTGGTGTACGTCACCTGCTGCCGGCACAAGGGCCCCGTCCAGACTGAG CGCAACAAAGCAGCCATGCAAGAACTGACGGTCGGCCAGAAGGTGATCTGCAAGCACAAAAATGGCCGCTACTACCAGTGCGACGTGGTGCAGCTCACCAAGGAGACCTTCTACGAGGTCAACTTCGACGACGGCTCCTTCAGCGACAACCTCTTCCCCGAGGACATTGTG agccgAGACTGTGCCCAGCTCGGGCCCCCGCCCCAGGGGGAAGTGGTGCAGGTACGGTGGACCGACGGCCTGGTTTACGGAGCCAAGTTTGTGGCGGCGCACGTGATCCAAATGTACCTG ATGGAATTTGAGGACGGGTCACAACTAACAGCCAAGAGGGACGATGTCTACTCCCTGGATGAGGAACTCCCTAAGAGAGTCAAGTCAAGACTG TCGAAGGCGTCGGACATGCGCTTCGACGGCATCTTCGAAGAGAAGGAGATCATGAAGGTGTCCAAGAGGCAGAGGGTGCTCAACTCGCGTTACCGAGGAGACTACATCGAACCTGTGATCTACAGAGCCATCATGGAGTAG